The Candidatus Nezhaarchaeota archaeon genome has a segment encoding these proteins:
- the hisD gene encoding histidinol dehydrogenase → MVERSELEPGLLERLVNRGSVELASAIEKVRGIIAEVKERGDEALRKYSRLLDGVEAEEWSLEVGKGEVEEAYRSIDEEGLRALRVAIENVKEFHRAMKPTSSSIKIAEGLVAGRLVKPLKRVGVYVPKGRAGYPSTAVMTIVPAKVAGVGEVIVCTPPLKDGRAPPLTLVAAIEAGADRVFKVGGAQAVAAMAYGTQSVPKVEKIVGPGGVYVTAAKLAVSLDVAIDLPAGPSEVVVLADEADPLLIALDLLAQAEHGPGSMAILVTTSRKLAEEVAKEVGKRCPPSEASSERRLAIVVEDVVQAVELINELAPEHVELVVKDPLKALRLLRNAGAVFLGPYSAAALGDYVAGPSHVLPTGGYAKAFSGLSCRDFVKEVSFVSCLPRGLSLAGRAAVKLARLEGFEFHALSIEERLKRVKEER, encoded by the coding sequence GTGGTGGAGCGGTCAGAGCTAGAGCCTGGCCTCCTAGAGCGGTTGGTCAATAGGGGCTCCGTGGAGCTCGCCTCGGCCATAGAGAAGGTGCGCGGCATAATAGCCGAGGTTAAGGAGCGGGGGGACGAGGCCTTGAGGAAGTACTCACGCCTGCTCGATGGCGTAGAAGCTGAGGAGTGGAGCCTAGAGGTAGGTAAGGGCGAAGTCGAAGAGGCCTACAGGAGTATCGATGAGGAGGGGCTCAGAGCCCTTAGAGTGGCCATAGAGAACGTTAAGGAGTTCCACAGGGCAATGAAGCCCACCAGCTCCTCGATTAAGATAGCCGAGGGGCTAGTGGCCGGCCGCTTAGTTAAGCCGCTTAAGCGCGTAGGGGTCTACGTGCCTAAGGGGAGAGCTGGCTACCCCTCCACGGCGGTCATGACCATAGTGCCGGCGAAGGTAGCAGGGGTGGGGGAGGTTATCGTGTGCACTCCCCCCCTTAAAGACGGGAGGGCTCCTCCGCTAACGCTCGTCGCTGCTATAGAGGCAGGTGCAGATAGGGTGTTTAAGGTAGGTGGGGCTCAGGCCGTGGCGGCGATGGCCTACGGCACCCAGAGCGTGCCTAAAGTAGAGAAGATAGTCGGGCCCGGGGGGGTATACGTAACTGCAGCCAAGCTAGCCGTGAGCTTAGACGTAGCCATAGACCTGCCCGCCGGCCCGAGCGAAGTGGTGGTCTTGGCTGACGAAGCAGACCCGCTACTAATTGCCCTAGACCTACTGGCTCAAGCAGAGCACGGGCCTGGGTCCATGGCCATCTTGGTCACGACCTCTAGGAAGCTGGCTGAGGAGGTGGCTAAGGAGGTGGGTAAGAGGTGCCCTCCCTCCGAGGCCTCGAGTGAGCGTAGGCTAGCGATAGTCGTCGAGGACGTAGTCCAGGCCGTTGAGCTGATAAACGAGCTAGCCCCTGAGCACGTAGAGCTAGTAGTTAAGGACCCTCTAAAGGCGCTACGCCTACTGAGGAACGCCGGGGCAGTGTTCCTAGGCCCCTACTCGGCAGCCGCCCTAGGAGACTACGTAGCTGGGCCAAGCCACGTACTGCCTACTGGGGGCTACGCTAAGGCCTTCTCAGGGCTCTCGTGTAGAGACTTCGTTAAGGAAGTCAGCTTCGTCTCCTGCCTCCCTCGAGGGCTCAGCTTGGCTGGGAGGGCCGCGGTGAAGCTAGCTAGGCTAGAAGGCTTCGAGTTCCACGCCCTATCGATTGAAGAGAGGCTTAAGAGGGTGAAGGAGGAGCGGTGA